The stretch of DNA TCCCGAAGAACGCCTGCTGATCGAGACCCACGCCCCGCGCGGGGCCGAACTCGCGGCCCGCATCCCCTTCCTGCACCCCGAGGCGCATGGGGTGGTCCGCTCGCACCATGAGCGCTGGGACGGTACTGGCTACCCCGACGGCCTGCGCGGCGAGGGCGTGCCGCTGCTGGCCCGCATCTTCGCCCTGTGCGACGTGTACGACGCCCTGACCAGCGACCGCCCCTACCGTGCGGCCCTGTCCCCCGAAGAGGCCCTCGCCATTCTGGAAGCCGGGCGCGGCACCCAGTTCGATCCGGCGCTCACGGACCGCTTCGTGGCCTTGCAGCGGGCCGGGAGGTTCGGGCCGCCCGGGGTCTTGCCCACCCGCGCCCCCTGCGGCGAGTCCCTGTCCCCCCTCCCGGAGCGGTCCGTCGCGGGAGAGGACTGATACGGATTCTGGCCCAGCGGTTCCAACACCTGTTCAACCCGAGCGGACCTGCGAAGCAGAGCGGGAAAGATCAAAACGGTGGTCGGGAAAGGAGTTCTCCCCTGCGCCCTCCCGACGGGAGATGGGGATGTGAAGAACGCGGCCGCCTTTGCCGGAGGCGACCGCGTTCGCTGAAGCTGTTCAGGTCCCGCTCTTGGCGCCCGGTTCTCCCGTCAGCCGCAGGGCGGCCGCGTGCAGCATCCGCGCTCCCGTCACCAGGCTCTCTTCGTCGATGGTGAAGCGGGGGTGGTGGTGCGGCCAGCGGCTGTCGGCCTCGTCGCTGCCCGAGCCGACGTTGAAGTAGGCACCGGGCGCCTTCTCCAGGTAGGCGCTGAAGTCTTCGCCGCCCATGGTGGGCTGGGCCTCCTGAAAGTGCTCCGGCCCCACCGTCTCCAGCGCGATGTCGCGGAGTTGCGCGGCCACCCAGTCGGTGTTGATCAGGGGGCGGTAGCCGAACTCGTACCCGAAGTCGTAGCCCGCTCCGTGCGCCTCGGTCACACCCTTCACGACCCGCTCGATCAGCTCCGGCGCCCGCTGCCGCAGCTCGGGGTCGAAGGTCCGCACCGTGCCCATCAGGGTCGCCGTGTCGGGGATGACGTTGTGGGTGGTGCCGCTCTGGAAGTAGGTGATGGAGACGACCAGCGCGTCGAGCGCGGCCACATGGCGGCTCACGACATGCTGGAGGTTGGTCACGACCTGGGCGCCCACCGCGATGGGGTCCACCGTCTGCTCGGGGTGCGCCCCGTGCCCGCCCTTGCCCTTCACGGTGATGTGGACGGTGTCCGGCGCGGCCATGAACGCCCCCGGCTTGACCACGACCAGCCCCGCCGGAAGCTGCGAGTTGAGGTGCAGGCCCGTCACCACGTCCACCCCGTCCATCAGGTCCGTCTCCATGACGAGTTCCTCGGCGCCGCCCGGCCCGATCTCCTCGGCGTGCTGGAAGATCATGCGGACCTCGCCAGGCACCTCTCCCGGATTCTCGGAGAGCAGGCGGGCGACCCCCAGCAAGATCGCCGTGTGGCCGTCGTGCCCGCAGGCGTGCATCGCGCCGGGGCGCTGCGAGCGGAACTCGAAGGTGTTTTCCTCCTCCATCGGCAGCGCGTCAATGTCGGCCCGCAGCAAGAGCGTGCGCCCCGGCTGGCCGCCCCTGAGGACCGCCAGCACGCTCGTCGCGGTGGGGCGGGTCACGGTCAGGCCGGGCATCTTCCGCAGTTCAGCCTCAATGAAGTCGGCGGTGTCGTGCTCGTGAAAGCCGACTTCGGGATTCATGTGCAGGTGCCGCCGCCACGCGACGAGTTGCTCCCGCAGGTTCATCACAGGGTCCTGGGTTGTGGTCATGCCCCAGTCTAGGGCGCCGGGGCGGTCCCTGCCGCCCAGCGGGGGGAGGGTGAAGGGAGGTCAGCCCGGCCTCAGCAACTTTTGTGCCCCCCGTGCCGTAATGGGAAGCATGAAAGCACGCCGCTCCTCCGGCAACCTCGGCAAGCTGATGGTCTATGCGCCCGTG from Deinococcus terrestris encodes:
- a CDS encoding amidohydrolase — protein: MTTTQDPVMNLREQLVAWRRHLHMNPEVGFHEHDTADFIEAELRKMPGLTVTRPTATSVLAVLRGGQPGRTLLLRADIDALPMEEENTFEFRSQRPGAMHACGHDGHTAILLGVARLLSENPGEVPGEVRMIFQHAEEIGPGGAEELVMETDLMDGVDVVTGLHLNSQLPAGLVVVKPGAFMAAPDTVHITVKGKGGHGAHPEQTVDPIAVGAQVVTNLQHVVSRHVAALDALVVSITYFQSGTTHNVIPDTATLMGTVRTFDPELRQRAPELIERVVKGVTEAHGAGYDFGYEFGYRPLINTDWVAAQLRDIALETVGPEHFQEAQPTMGGEDFSAYLEKAPGAYFNVGSGSDEADSRWPHHHPRFTIDEESLVTGARMLHAAALRLTGEPGAKSGT